Below is a genomic region from Gallus gallus isolate bGalGal1 chromosome 10, bGalGal1.mat.broiler.GRCg7b, whole genome shotgun sequence.
ctgcctctgttcAGGGAGCGGGTAGCAAAGGGCTGAAGCTTTGTGGCGGTAGCTGTGGCTCAGggcagtggggttttggggctgACGTGGACAGGACCTGAATCTTAATGCTGTCATCGTGATGCCCCGCTAGGAATGAGCGTACGTgtcagagcagggctgagcagcgCCTGCCCTGCAGTGCGGTGCCTCCCGGGTCCCTGCTCTATGACTTCCCACGAATCCCACCTACAGCCGCAGCTTTGagcactcagcacagctgcacacgTGCTCACATTGGGCGTCCCTTTGTTTCCCTGCATTTGTGGTCACTGAGGTCCTACTGGAACTTTGTGCTGCTGGGGTGCTCTGCGGTGCCGTCCATGTGCAGCCCCCACAGTGCTCACACCAGGGCATGTAAGGGACCTCCTGAGGACCCCCTGTGCCCATGGGAGCTCAGGGCTGGTTGGGGGCTGTGTTTTGGGGCCTGCTAAGAGCCAGGGCCCCATCCCCctccctgggtgctgctgcaggatcGGGTGGCACGCAGCCCCACACCATCCATCACTGTGCCCGGCACTGTGCCTACGGCTGCTTCGTGTCACTGTCACCTCGCTGGTAGCTGTGACACTGCAGGAGCCCAAAATAGCCCCGAGCAGCAGTGGGGCCACCAGTGGGCCActgtccctgtgggtctctgtcCCTGTGCCGCCATCCCCCCGCCATGGGGAAGTGCCTGGTGAAGATCACCACCCGGGTCAGCGTGCAGCTGCGCTTCATCAACCACTGCTGCCGCGCGGTGCGGGTGCGGGTGCTGGCGTTGGGGCCGCGGCTGCTGGCACGCGCTGTGGGGGCTCTgcccctgctgcctgccccccccggccccagcGCCAGCACCCACACTCCGGGCGGGCACCCTGCAGgtgaggctgggggggggggggggggtcctgtgaCAGCAGCCCCGGGGGGGTGAGggatgtggggttggggtgcagGGAGTGCTGGGTGCCCCACCAGTGGGATGTTATTACCACTGACCCCTCAGCTTGGGGCTGGACCCCGTGTTCCCCACAGTTCTCAGCTCATGGAGGTGGGGATGGCAGCACGGGTGGCCTGGGGGCAGCTGTCACTGCCCTCCCAGTGGGGATGGGTGGTGGGGGGGTGGCTGTCAGTGCCCTGAGGCCGTGTGAAGCAGCTGCCAGGGTGTGAACGTGGCTGCCTGTGCCCGTGCTGCCCTGCTAAGCTCCACACTATGCCCTGTGCTatgcccacagccctgtgctaaGCTCCACACTATGCCCTGTGCTATGCCCACAGCCCCGTGCTAAGCCCCACACTATGCCCTGTGTTATGCCCACAGCCCCGTGCTAAGCCCCACGCTATGCCCCccactgtgcctgcagccccGTGCTAAGCTCCCTGCTAAGCCCTGCACTATGTCCTGTGCTATGCCGTATGCCATGCCCCTGCTGTGCCCACGGCCCCACAGgcatccagcagcactgtgagaaggaggtggcacagcacagagaaatgcaCGTGGGCAGCACCCATGGCACAGCGCTGCGGCCCTGAGCCCCCCTGGGGAACCGTCCCCAAGAGCTGCAGCTCGCTGCTGCCACCCAACTTGTTCTGCACTTTCACAGGGGGTTTTGGGGAGGTGggcatttctgttgtttttttctgacaggGGGAAAAGGGCCCCCCTTGGCCTGCCTGCAGGGTTCAGCCCCTAAAGGGCAGCTCTGGCTCAGCTGTAACCcgagcagggctgggcacatGGCCGTGCACAGctatttgtgctgctgctggaaagcagcgCTGGGTCACACAGCTACCGgcgtggagctgcagcagccctgtgctgcacacagctgtgcatgcAGGGGGCTGTGAGGGCCCCTCCTACCCAACTGTTATGTGGCTCTGTCGTATGATTTACGATGGGATGGAGTGGAAAATAATGGCATGGAGAAggatggaatggaatagaatagaatgAAGTTGGATGGAATGGAATGGTGAATGGAAAGGAATGgacagcatggcatggcatgcAAGAGAATGGGATAGGATGGAATGGCATGGGATAGGATGGAATGAGATGGTATGGAATAGGGTGGAATGGAGTGAAACAGAATGGGgtagaatggaatggaaaagcATGGAATGAAATAGTATGGGATAGAGTGGAATGGCATGGAATGAAAGAGTGGAATAGCATGGCATGAAACGAAAGAGAATGGAATGGGACAGAACAGAGTATCATACGCTGCAGTAGCAGAACGAACCAAGAGGACGGTGGGGGCGCTTTGGGTTGGGGACGCTCCGTGCCCCACGTGCTGacccccccccgtcccccagGCCTGGAGTCGCTCCGTGACAGCGCCCACTCCACCCCGGTGCGCTCCGCCTCCCACGGCGATGCCTTCGTGCCCCACGGCCGCGGCGGCCGCGCCGACAGCAGCGAACGCGTGGCCATCATCGCCGACGAGAGCTACAGCCCCGCTGACAGCGTGCTGCCCACGCCGGTGGCCGAGcacagcctggagctgctgctgctgtcccggCAGCTGAACGGAGCCCCGTGCAGCATCGAGGAGGAGAAGGAGTCGGAGGCCGGCACGCCCGGCACGGAGCCCGAGGAGCCGCGCGAGCTGCGCGCGCTGTGCCCGGGTGGCGGCGGGCCGCGGGCGGAACAGGTGAATAAGTTTGTTTTAAGTGTCCTCCGTTTGCTCCTCGTGACAGTGGGACTCCTCTTTGTCttgctcctcctcctcatcgTCCTTACCGAGTCCGACCTTGACACTGCCTTTTTCCGCGATATCCGCCAGACCCCCGAGTTCGAGCAGTTCCATTACCAATACTTTTGTCCCCTCAGGCGATGGTTTGCCTGCAAGCTCCGCGCCGTGGTGGCTCTGCTCACTGACACCTGAGGCCCCGCGGCCCCAGCGCCCGTCGTTCCGCGGGAGAAGAGCGGAGGCGCTGcgggggtccccccccccccgcagggTGCTGCGGGAGAACCAAATAAAGAGAGgaatttattttgctattaaCACCCCTCCTTGCGCCAGCGTCCTCCCGGGGGCCGCGTTGCGCAGGATGGGCCCCGTGTCACCGCCACCCAGGAACCCCCCGTGCCGCCCCCTGGGGACCCCGGCagcgccccggccccgcgctcgGCTCCTTTTGTACAAAAGAAGACTGTTTCGAGGTCTATTTTAACAACGAGAAGCTATTTTGTTATGGATccccaggctttttttttactttccgCCGGTGCGGAGGGGCTCCACGGGGCGGCCGACGCTTTGCAGCCCATCTGCCCCCCTCCTGCTTTGGAGACGGAGAGGAGCGGTAACTTTAGGACTTGCCCGAAGACAAAAGGCCAGCGCTGCGGGAGCAGAGCTCATGCTGGAAAGCCACCGGACAGCCATCGCCTCCATCCGTCCTTAAGCAAAAAGACGCCGACAGCTCACGGCACGCGTGGAGCCGGGCAGCGGGGACAGCCCTTCCCAGGAGCAATAACGCCGGTCCGGGCGCGCTGGGGCTGCCACTGGACACGGGGCGAGCGGCCGAGCAGCTCCACTTCATCTCAGGGAGAGATCTCACAGCGCTGGGGCCGTCGCTGCCGTGCCCAGCAGAGCCGGGGCGGGCACAGGGCACGGCCGCGCAGTGCCACACCACAGCTATGCAGTGCTGCGCTGCGGCCACGGGGTGACCCACATGGTGACCCAGGGCAGCCGTGCGGTGACCCACATGGTGCCACATGCCTGCCATGCGGTGACCCACGTGGCGGTGACCCACGTGGTGCCACGTGGCTGCCCCACGCAGTGCCCCGCAGTGGGacggctgtgctgtgccaccacGTGGCCGCTGTCCCCCCACGGCCGCCGCAGCCGCGCTGTCCCCATGACCCCGTTTATGCAACGTAGCCGAGCTCACTCGTAGTGTAGTGTTCCTACCTCAGCCCGTAGTCAGTGTGTCTATGCAGTGCGTGGTAGCCCCTGCCCGGTGCCCGCAGCACCGCCGACCTCGGCCTCCTCCATCCGCTTCCTTTAGGACAGCGATGCCCTCAGCCCCATGGGACCCTGCCGTTCTCACCCGGCATTTTACCACGAAAGCCACAAGAAATGGGTCATGTCCATGCTGTGTGTTCCCGTCCGGTGTCCCAGCACCTGTTAGTTTTATGTCTTTATACCGGGATGTTGTATCCATAGGTTCTCCTGTCGAACACAGGCAGAGTCACAGCGTGCTGCATCTCGGTGCAGCAGGTGGTGAAATACCTGAAAATGTGAATTTCTTAGTTTTCATAAGAAAAACCTAGGAATTAACCTTTCATGTGCCAAATACTGTAAGCtacattttccttccaaatgtACCTTTTTCTACATATTCGGTATCTTAGTGAGCATAAAATCATTGGTGCcatgaaaagtatttttaaatcgaaataaatatttaaatatcatgggaaaaaaaaaacaaaaaaaaacaacaaaagcaaaaccaaacctgaCGTGGTTGGAGATTTGTTTGCTCTCACACACCTCAAAGCTGAGCGGGGGCCGTGGAGCCACCAGCACCGTGACAGCAGTGTGACGGCCAGATGTGGTGCGCACGCCCAGATGTTGCCCAGATGTGTCCCAGGGTGCATCGTCATGCCCCCAGATGTGCCACAGATGTGCCTCCGGTTGTACCCCACATGCCCCCAGATGTGCCACGTGTGCCCCAGCTGTGCCACTTgcctcccagctgtgccccagaCCTCCCCTCATTCGTTCCTCTTGCTCTGCCTCCCCACGTGCCAGCTgtgcctccagctgtgcccagaTGTTGCAGAGATGTGCCACAACCACTCCAGCTgcacctcctgccccagcctgcagcagggatggggggagatCTCACCCTATACCCCTGAGGAACCCCCACCAGAGCTGTTGGTGCTGCAAGAGCGAGGGGGGAACAACCCcggagctgcagcacagtgccccCCATCTTCCCCTGGTAACCTTTATCTAAGCAAGCTTACCCTTAGGGAACGGCCATCTGACCTCATCCTgttgtctcctttttttttatacaaaagTGAGTGAAGTATTAGGGAAAATACAGCTGTTGTGGTATAAACCCTGCTAGCTGCCACCTTTAGATTAATATCTTTTTATTGAAAGGAACGCCTAACCATAAACACAGACAAAGCACTTGTAAGATAAGCTTTGTGCCCAagagagcacagctgcagtttGCTCCcccacagctccgtgctgcaggacagcccccccacgcccccctaCCCCATGAAGACGTGCAGGCGGCCACTGGAGTTGCCACCCACGAGGACATTCCTGGTGGGGTGGAACGCATTGATGGAGCACACCGAGCCCAGGCACTCGGGGCTGCAGAAGGCGTGCAGCAGCACCCCCGTGTCCTGGAACACCTCGACCTGCCTCGGCCGTGCCATGCTGCCCACCACAAAGCACTGCTCCTGCTTGGGGTCCCACACGGCGCGGAAGCGCGTCAGCCAGCGGCCCGTGTTGTTGTtgtgcctgcagagcagaggggagggagCAGATGCAGAACTGAAGGAAAGCACCACCATCTACGCCATGTATTTGCCAAAACCCACCCTGCTGCCCCCTACACATTGCCAGTTCCAATTGCTGCAAAGGGACAAAGATATGTAATGGATCAAGAAGAGAACCCCAGGGACACATGGAAATGGTTATCGATGGGTCACGGTTGGACCTGATGgtcttagaggccttttccaaccttcctGACCCTGTGCTCCCACACCTCAAAGCAGCCTCAGTCACACCCAGCCCTGACGTGGTGCCCACACGAAGGGGCCAAGCCCGGCAGCTGGCAGAGCACCGCGAGAAAACACACCCTTCATTGCTCAGTAACCCCCCTCACGTTAGaaatgcagagagaaagagCGCACTCAAACAGAAGGCAGTGCAGCAGTCAcaggctgctgcctcctggctgTGAGCACCccgagcagccccagcacgCAGCACCACCCCGCCGTACCTGACAGTGCTGAGGAGGGCAGCGGTGGCTGATAAAGAGCTGGTGTCATAGACCCTGCGGAACAAAACGGGGTGCTGATGGACACCACACGTGGTAGAAGAGGCAGCCCCACCTCGCGGAGCACTCCATGCAGGGCCATGGGCACACACGGCATGCAGCACTCAGCTGGGAGCGCTGAGATCCCAACCACGCTCTGCAATGGGGATCTCCTCTCAGCACAAACTGAGGGCAGCTCTTCCAGGAAGCTGTTGTGaggacagcagagcacagatgGCACGTTCCCCTATCCCATACCTCGCCCATTTCACTGTGGCACAAGAAGGTGCCTGGGACAAGGAAGGGAAGCCCCGGTGGAGGCGCAcggccagcagctcccagggtgGGCCCACCGGCTCTGTGTGCAtggagcacacacagctctgctgagctctccttccccccacagGGGCTGTATGGGGGCAAAAGGCTCAGCAGCACGTGCTGAGAAATGAGCGAGAAGGCCCGGAGCTGCTCCCAGATCGACAGCgctcaggaaaaggaaaatatcagaacaacaaaaacaaaacggAAATCAGAACAAGGACACCTACACAAGGAAATGCCACTTCAAGAGGTGATGGAGGCGGAGGGTGCTCTCAGCGGTGGGCAACAGAGATGGGAACAAACGAATGGGCGCACTGCAGCCccaccccccacagcccccccccccggctcacCTCAGCCTGTCGTCCGCACACACGGTGACCACGCGGCGCCCGCTGACGGGTGAGAAGTAGGCGGAGGCCACGCTCTTGGTGTGCCCTCGCAAAGCGCTCACAGCGCTGCTCCCGCTGCGCCGCAGCCATCGCACGTCGAAGACGCGGACGTCGCTGCAATGCAGCAGGCGAGGGATTGAAAACAAGACCCCATCATTTCCAATGCTACGGAGGACTAAAAAAGGGTTTTCTAAGAGCCCCGGGAGCCGGCGCCGTCCAGCAACGCCGAGAACcaccctgagcacagcactgctccgcACAGCGCCCCttacagcagccagcagagcagcgcCCACCGAACACCCCCAGCACACAACGGCGGTGTGCCCCGCGCTACGTACACAGAGCCTGCAGCAAGGAAGTACTGCCTGTCCACGGGGTGCACGGCCACCGTCCTCGTCACTTTGAAGCCGATGTCTGCAAGGAGCTCTGGTGACGTCCCCGGGGTCCGCCTGTCCACCACAGCCACCGTGCCATCCCAGAGCCCCACGAGGGCCGTGCAGGCACTGTCTTCCAGGAAGTCAAAGGAGGAGAGCCCGTCCTCGCTTCTGCAGATCTGAGCGCCGAAAGGGGCGAAGGAAAGTAAAATTATACAGCCCAACACAACAAACGCACTCACAGCACCAAACACTGCGGGCGCCTTTTGGATATTGAAAGCTCTACAGACAGCGACCCGATTGGagggctgcagcctcagcaatCCGTTGCACGACCCGTCTGTTCAAACGCTGCGCCTGTCCCACAGCATGCAATTAACCACCCCCACCTCTGCCAGCCCCGTGCCCTGCTCTGATTGCTGCCCCACACACACGGGTTGGACTACAAGTAAACGGAGCACCACGAAGCCCCTaagctgctgcagcaaggaCAGCCACAACACTTTGCCCTTCGGAGCCTGAGAAGAGCTAAGTCACCTAACTCAGGCTTtaaagggggaatggttttaaagtgagacaggggaggtttaggttggatatgaggaggaagtttttcccccagagggtggtgaggcactgaacaggttgcccaaggaggctgtggatgccccatccctgcaggcatccaaggccaggctggatgtggctctgggcagcctgggctgctggttggcgaccctgcacatggcagggggttggaactgatgatcactgtggtccttttcaacccaggccattctatgatatgattctatgctcTGTGCTGGCTTTAGCTCTTTGAGCTGCTCTCATTCCCCACCTTTGAGCACTGCTGGTTTGGGAAGGGGCACACACTCAGTTTAGTTTCCAGCCTCCTTCCCTCAGCAATGTAGAGCTGCCCCAGTCAAAGTGTGACCGGCTGGGCAGCACCTCCACCTCCATGACAGCAGTCAAAGCCACCTCATGTGCCCCCATGCATGTGGGACATTCACCTCCCGTTAACAACCCACACATAACACCTGGGCTGCaatgggagcagcacagcacagcacagcacccacctCATCGAACACCGCCCTGCTGACGTCGCCGCAGCGCAGGGAGTCGTGGCTGAGGGACAGCAGCTGTGCGGGCTGCGAGGGCGAGAAGTGCATGCAGTTGACGGATGAGTTGTGTGGGGTGAAGACGTGCGCTCCTCCCTCGGCTGTACAGCTCTGGACAACAAAAGCCAATAAAGAGACGCTCAGTAAGAGCCATTGCAGTGCTTCCCACTGAgtgccacagctctgcagtgctagCTGCTCCACGGGACCACGGAGCGCTGTGGGAGGGGCCACAGGGGTCAGCAGTATCCAACAGCACTGCGTGGAGCATTTCAAACAGCCggggcagcacacagctgaagCTGCTCCAGCACAAACCTGGAACCCAAACTGCTGAGCGCCCCCGCAGCCTCCcatgccagcacagcccccggGCACTGCCGTTAGCTGAGCCCATCAGTAGGAATGGCAACGCTACATCTCACAGTGCGGCAGCACGGCGCTGATAGGCAGAGAAGCACACTTACAACGTCCCAGAGCCCGACGTGCCCATTCTTGTCACCAGCCGCCACCAGCACGGTGCTCTCTGAGGGGTGGATGGCCACGGAGCACACACGGCTGCTGACCACCTTCCTGACGCCATCCTCACGCAGCAGCAtgctgctcagggcagcctggtACCTGCACACACCGCCACGTCAGCACCccagggaggagcagagcccacACCGGGGTCTGTGCCACCCCCCCTTACCTCTTCATGTCCCACGTGCGCTTTTCAGTGTCGTTATGCTTCATCTGAGCATTGAAAAGAGATGCAGATCAGAATGACACCACGTTGGACACGAGCAACGTTACCCACAGATGCCACCAAAGGCAGCCGGCCGTACCTCgctcagctgcagccaggtgcccagcagtgctgtttcactcttctcctcctgcccatCTGCGGCCATGGGGAGCGGTCCGGCGGGGACCTGGGGCTGGGACACGGAGACATTGGGTCACAGCTCACATCAACCACTGCCTGCATCTGCAGACTGCTGAGAAGCACAGCCCGCAGCACCTGGGACCCTCAGCAGCACCCCAAGGTGCACTGCCTCATTAATGGCCCTCTGAACATCAACCACTTCCAGACATTATTAATCGCCTCCAAACATTATTAATTAACCACCTCTGAGGGGATGCAGGCAGTGCACTGCTCGGGGTGTGCACTCcccttctgccagcagcacagccccacgcAGCACCTGGAGGGCTCTCCGGGCAGCACGGCAGTGCTGAGCGCGGTCAGccgcccccagcagcacacagctgtccccccacagcccccccagccccgtcCCCATCTCACATATTCCTCCTCCTGTGCCGGTGCCTCCACCTGCGGGACCTCCGGGGGCTGTATCCTCTGGAGCCGCATGGACCTGCGCTGCACTGTGCCGCTCTCGGCCTTCCTGGGCTTCGCCCTGCAatgacagcactgctgagtACCAGAACTCCTCCGTAAGCACCATTCCTGAGCAAGACACTGCGGgacagccccacagcccggACACCTGGGCCCacccgcaccgccccgcgctGCCATCGCTGCTTCCCTCGGCGACAGCAGCGAACaacagagcagtggcagcacACACGGGTTTGTGACACTTGTTTCCTTGTACTACATCCTGACGCCGCTTTCCTCCCATCTCTCCTCATTCATAATTCATCCTTCCGCTCACTGATCTGCTCATCTTCTCCCTCCTTTCATCACAGCTCCCATTACTCTGCCTTTATGGCAGTGCATttctctgccccccccccccccccacctctccctgccctctgcTTACATCACTCAGCACTTCTCCCTTTGGCCATAATAAACCAATACCTCAGGGAAGGAGAACGAAAAGCAACCCAAAAGCACCCGAAACACCTTCAGCCAAGGAGGATGAAGGGCACACACTGACGTTGGATCAGAGGGGCGCTCACAGCAGCACCGGCACGCCATGGGACGGCACAGCCGAGCAGCGCCGCTCCGCACTGACCCAGCGGGGCCACGGGCTGCTgacagctccacagctgctctgcccacCCCGAGCACAGACACGCAGAGAGAAGCGCTCATAGGGCGCGGCCACAGCTCTCACAGCAGCTTTACCTCCTGGCGACCTGAGATGTTCCTTTAGCTGCGATTTCGTGGAGTCGTGCGGCTGACTTAAAACAGAAAGGCAGAGGTTAAAAACACACCCATAAAAACAACACCCAAAGGCTGCAATTAGCGGCAATTATTTGTAACAGATAACAGAAGGAGGGCTCCCGTACCAGGCTGTGCCCTGCCTTGCACCACAGCCACCCCGAACCCTGCAGGCTGTCCGGGAGCCGCTGCCTCGCAAAGCCACGGGAGCACCAAACGCCCCCAACTGAGCGCAGCGCACAGCGCGCACCGCCGCCCGCCCCGACCCATTCACGACATCCACGCCGGCGCCCCGGCGCCCTGCAGGCTCCCCGCCCCCCCAGCTGTGCGTGCAGTCCCATCCCCCCCCGTGGCGGGCGGTGGGCGTGCGGGGCCGCTCCGTCCGAGGCGCGGCGCGCTCAGCGGGCGGTCGCACGGCCGGGACCCGCACCGACCTCGTGCAGCTTCAGAGCAGCGAAGAATTTGGCGTTCTCGGAGATGTTCTTCAGCCGTTTCCTCTCGTACGCCGACAGCTGCGGGCTCCCATCCTACAGCGAGAACGGCCCGGCAGTCCGCGCCGCGGGAAGCGGCGGGGGGAACGGGGGGGTCCCTTCGCCGCCCGTCCCGATGTCCGCACCCACCTGACCCGCCTCCGTCCCGTCGCTGTCGCTGTCGCTATCGCCGTCGCCGTCGCCGTCCGACCCGCTGTCCGCGCGCTCCGGGCTGGAGGGCTCCGCGCGCCGCCGCTTCCCgtccccccccgccgccccatCGTAGGCGCCCAACAGCCGCTTCTGGGGCAGCCGCCGGCCCGGCGCGGGGAGCGGCGTCAGCAGCACGCGGAGctgcggggagcggcgcggggccgcctgcggggccggggggggcgcggcggggggcggcggggtgCGCTCCTGAGGGGAGAACGGGGAGAGGCAGTGGTGAGCGGGGAACCGAACCGAACCGAACCGAGCCGAGCCGCCCCCACCTCCCGGCCCcgacctgcagctgctgctgggagcgcGGCGACAACTCCCGGCGCTCCGCCGCTCCCGTCCCGCTCTCCGCCGCCATCTCCATGGCGCTCCCGGCGCGGGGCGGAGCGGACACTTCCCGCGTCCCGCAGCGGCTCCGCCCCTCCCACGGCGCCTTCCGCAcggcggggcggagcggagcgcagcGCGGGGTTCGGTGCGCGCCGCCCGGGGCTGCCGGAACGGAGCCGTCCCGCCGTGCCGAGCGGCGCCTCGTGCGGTCCGAGCCCCGTTCCGAGCGCGGAGCTGCGCCCGCAGCTGCCCCCGTCAGAGCCGCGCTGCACGTGGCGCGGAGCCGCGCTGTAATCACACTCTGCAGCTGCGGCGCGGCGCGGGCCGGGACGGCTGGAGAGGCCGCCGAGATCGCCGCCGCACCGCCCGGCCGCGGGGACCCCACCCACACCGCCACCCCCAACTCCCCGCTCTGCAGCCCGGCCCTCCCGGCACAACGCGAGGCCCCCACCTCGCCCCGCGGCCCTCAGCTCCCATCCGGTCACCCGCGCCGCTTCAGGAGGCGGTCAGTGCCGAAACGTGCCTCGGGTCGCACACCGTCCATCAGAGCGCTTCCACGATCATTgctcattgctcagcggcagctgAGGGGGCCGCTCGCTCCACCCAGGCAGCGAGCAGAGCAGCTGCGCCTGCcggctcctccagcactgcacctGCACGTGGAGAAAGCCCTGCGTTCCTGAAGGCCGCAAGGCGGCAGGGCCGGCCCCGAGGCCCACAGCAAGGCAGCAGCTAACAGCGTAACTGGGGAGTGCGCCGGCAGCAGCACGgggtgcacagcagctgctccagccccaggACTGGGGAGAAAAACCGAAACTTGGAACTGCTAAATCGTATTTTATACATCAGTTTAACAGCCcaagagggtggtgacgcactgaacaggttgcccaaggaggctgtgggtgccccatccctgcaggcatttg
It encodes:
- the WDR76 gene encoding WD repeat-containing protein 76 → MEMAAESGTGAAERRELSPRSQQQLQERTPPPPAAPPPAPQAAPRRSPQLRVLLTPLPAPGRRLPQKRLLGAYDGAAGGDGKRRRAEPSSPERADSGSDGDGDGDSDSDSDGTEAGQDGSPQLSAYERKRLKNISENAKFFAALKLHESAARLHEIAAKGTSQVARRAKPRKAESGTVQRRSMRLQRIQPPEVPQVEAPAQEEEYPQVPAGPLPMAADGQEEKSETALLGTWLQLSEMKHNDTEKRTWDMKRYQAALSSMLLREDGVRKVVSSRVCSVAIHPSESTVLVAAGDKNGHVGLWDVSCTAEGGAHVFTPHNSSVNCMHFSPSQPAQLLSLSHDSLRCGDVSRAVFDEICRSEDGLSSFDFLEDSACTALVGLWDGTVAVVDRRTPGTSPELLADIGFKVTRTVAVHPVDRQYFLAAGSVDVRVFDVRWLRRSGSSAVSALRGHTKSVASAYFSPVSGRRVVTVCADDRLRVYDTSSLSATAALLSTVRHNNNTGRWLTRFRAVWDPKQEQCFVVGSMARPRQVEVFQDTGVLLHAFCSPECLGSVCSINAFHPTRNVLVGGNSSGRLHVFMG